In Psychrobacter sp. P11G3, a single genomic region encodes these proteins:
- a CDS encoding phosphatidylglycerophosphatase A, translated as MTDHDLSKPDIRKANDCPPLPVGASMLDRVVYWLGLGLGSGLPRRAPGTWGTVGGLIVGVPLMSLGFIPFLLLTILSCLVGIWICGRTSELMKVHDDPHIVWDEWAGMWITLLPLSYILSYLFPKPENTLSLMMMPMFWGWLPTAFILFRVFDILKPPPIGWVDKRVAGGLGIMLDDIIAGIMAAVVWVAVMFGVLL; from the coding sequence ATGACTGATCACGACTTATCTAAGCCTGACATCCGTAAAGCAAATGACTGCCCACCATTACCAGTCGGTGCCAGCATGCTTGACCGTGTGGTTTATTGGCTTGGGCTAGGTTTAGGTAGTGGTCTGCCACGCCGTGCACCTGGCACTTGGGGTACCGTTGGCGGGCTGATTGTGGGCGTGCCCCTCATGAGTCTAGGTTTTATTCCTTTTTTACTGCTGACTATTTTATCTTGTTTGGTTGGTATCTGGATCTGTGGGCGTACTTCTGAATTAATGAAGGTGCACGATGATCCACATATTGTGTGGGATGAATGGGCAGGCATGTGGATTACCTTATTACCGTTATCTTACATTTTGTCTTATTTATTTCCTAAGCCTGAAAACACATTGTCGTTAATGATGATGCCTATGTTTTGGGGCTGGCTACCGACCGCCTTTATCCTATTTCGCGTATTTGATATTTTAAAGCCGCCACCGATTGGCTGGGTAGACAAAAGGGTCGCTGGTGGGTTAGGTATTATGCTTGATGACATCATCGCCGGTATCATGGCAGCAGTAGTATGGGTAGCGGTTATGTTTGGTGTGCTGTTATAA
- a CDS encoding YchJ family protein, translating to MQPYPDTCPCQINLTAETANAPLSYQNCCQPYHYAFYNAAFYNDEVDEADGIKAETAERLMRTRYSAFVLVKPEYIVKTTVPAQQALLNVAAIESWAKETDWAGLEIVEHTPKLGKRHAQVEFKAYFKSPEETASDLAEKTQAHHELSTFVKVKDKANNDVRWYFLDPTIAMTVSQKQPCICGSGEKFKRCCGSFI from the coding sequence ATGCAACCTTACCCAGATACTTGCCCTTGCCAAATCAATCTAACAGCAGAGACGGCAAACGCTCCGCTATCCTATCAAAACTGCTGCCAGCCTTATCATTATGCTTTTTATAATGCTGCTTTTTATAATGATGAGGTTGACGAAGCAGATGGTATAAAAGCGGAGACAGCCGAACGGCTCATGCGTACGCGCTATAGTGCGTTTGTACTCGTGAAACCAGAGTATATCGTCAAGACCACAGTACCTGCTCAGCAAGCACTACTTAATGTTGCAGCGATTGAAAGTTGGGCAAAAGAGACAGATTGGGCAGGATTAGAGATTGTAGAGCACACGCCAAAACTCGGTAAACGTCATGCACAGGTTGAGTTTAAGGCTTATTTTAAAAGTCCTGAGGAAACAGCCAGTGATTTAGCAGAAAAAACACAGGCGCATCATGAGCTGTCCACCTTTGTAAAGGTAAAAGACAAGGCTAATAACGATGTGCGCTGGTATTTCTTAGATCCGACGATTGCGATGACTGTTAGCCAAAAGCAACCGTGTATTTGTGGTTCTGGGGAGAAGTTTAAGCGGTGTTGTGGGAGTTTTATTTAA
- the glmU gene encoding bifunctional UDP-N-acetylglucosamine diphosphorylase/glucosamine-1-phosphate N-acetyltransferase GlmU, with the protein MTSPLSVIILAAGKGTRMQSAKPKVLQTLAGKSLLGHVLDTCHQLTVNETIIVHGFGGDQVKSEITNQYTQASITWVAQTEQLGTGHAVKVTLSDLPKSGQSLILYGDVPLVSCQTLTALKTANTNGMSMLTLTVDNPFGLGRIKRDQAGNIEAIVEQKDADAEEQSIREINSGIYCVDNALLHKYLPELSNDNAQQEYYLTDIVKMAVADGITIAAIEPEHTFEIEGVNNRQQLASLERTWQRKLVADLQEAGVQFADPTRVDIRGTLSAGQDVFIDVNVVFEGDCTLGDNVYIEAGCIIKNAKIGNACYIKPYCVIDRADIGAGVDIGPFAHLRPDTVLSDNSKVGNFVEIKKSTIGKGSKVNHLSYVGDATVGTGVNIGAGVITCNYDGANKSQTIIEDNAFIGSNASLVAPVTIGDTATVAAGSVITKDVDRSALAFGRARQVQKNDFQRPIKK; encoded by the coding sequence ATGACATCTCCTCTTTCTGTAATTATTTTAGCTGCCGGTAAAGGCACACGTATGCAATCAGCAAAGCCAAAGGTATTGCAGACCTTGGCTGGGAAGTCTTTATTAGGTCATGTGCTAGATACTTGTCATCAGCTCACTGTTAATGAAACCATCATTGTTCATGGCTTTGGTGGTGATCAAGTAAAGTCAGAGATTACCAATCAATATACACAAGCATCGATTACTTGGGTTGCTCAAACTGAGCAATTGGGAACTGGCCATGCGGTCAAGGTGACACTGTCTGATTTACCCAAGTCAGGACAAAGTCTCATTCTTTACGGTGATGTGCCATTGGTCAGCTGTCAAACGCTAACGGCATTAAAAACTGCCAATACTAATGGTATGTCGATGCTGACGCTGACGGTCGATAATCCGTTTGGATTGGGTCGGATTAAGCGTGACCAAGCGGGTAATATTGAAGCCATCGTTGAACAAAAAGATGCTGATGCTGAAGAGCAAAGCATTAGAGAAATTAATAGCGGTATTTACTGTGTCGACAATGCGCTACTGCACAAATATTTACCTGAGCTCTCTAACGATAATGCACAGCAAGAATATTATCTGACGGATATCGTCAAAATGGCAGTTGCCGATGGTATTACTATCGCAGCGATTGAGCCTGAGCATACGTTTGAGATTGAAGGAGTTAATAATCGCCAACAGCTTGCTAGTCTAGAACGCACTTGGCAACGTAAGCTAGTTGCTGACTTACAAGAAGCTGGCGTACAGTTTGCCGACCCTACTCGTGTCGATATCCGTGGTACGTTAAGCGCTGGTCAAGACGTGTTTATTGACGTTAATGTGGTGTTTGAAGGTGACTGTACCTTAGGTGACAACGTCTATATCGAAGCGGGCTGTATTATTAAAAATGCCAAGATTGGTAATGCCTGCTATATCAAACCGTATTGCGTGATCGATCGCGCTGATATCGGTGCTGGTGTTGATATCGGGCCTTTTGCGCACTTGCGTCCTGATACCGTACTATCTGATAACAGCAAAGTTGGTAACTTTGTCGAAATTAAGAAATCGACTATCGGCAAAGGCAGTAAAGTAAATCACTTAAGCTACGTCGGCGATGCGACTGTCGGTACAGGCGTTAATATCGGTGCTGGTGTCATTACTTGTAACTATGACGGTGCTAATAAATCGCAAACCATCATTGAAGACAATGCGTTTATCGGCTCTAATGCTAGCTTAGTCGCGCCAGTGACTATTGGCGATACTGCTACCGTTGCCGCTGGTTCTGTGATTACCAAAGACGTTGATCGTAGTGCCTTAGCGTTTGGTCGTGCGCGTCAAGTACAAAAAAATGACTTTCAAAGACCCATTAAAAAATAA
- a CDS encoding homoserine kinase: MSVYTQLTDDQFAAFCQSFGVSFARAIPITQGIKNSNWFIQTTDDVDGTYSYVFTLFEERPPADIEKMAVILNQLNGKLPVAAPLAVIESNGSQMNGDDKRYVIHYEDKAITLVPCLAGSHPDQTTQAMCHDIGAALAMLHETLQALQPSEQYGVPLYPWADVRDREMQFMPGDEAKLMSDIWRSYSELPLATLPKGLCHLDMFADNTLWNLQKGEARLTGLLDFTEVSVEHYVMDIAITINDFCTTWGVAEQGESVNFDRSKMAAFLQGYESIRPLNSDEKRALPVMLAKAAVIFWLLRLNVIHYNRTEGRTGDNIMVKNPDLMKRLAAYHWAHVEKSQNTVFVLLSKPDNQIVGVFSSITQADQAQEKLNSSEFAIKEYTLDQLS; encoded by the coding sequence ATGTCCGTCTATACCCAGTTAACCGATGATCAGTTTGCCGCCTTTTGCCAAAGCTTTGGCGTGTCTTTTGCCCGTGCGATTCCGATCACTCAAGGTATTAAAAACTCAAACTGGTTTATTCAAACGACTGACGATGTAGATGGTACATACTCTTACGTGTTCACGTTGTTTGAAGAGCGTCCGCCCGCTGATATCGAAAAAATGGCCGTTATTCTTAATCAGTTAAATGGCAAACTGCCAGTTGCCGCGCCGCTAGCCGTTATTGAATCAAATGGTTCGCAAATGAATGGTGATGATAAGCGCTATGTTATCCATTATGAAGACAAAGCGATTACGCTAGTACCGTGTCTAGCAGGCTCACATCCGGATCAAACCACGCAAGCGATGTGTCATGATATTGGCGCGGCATTAGCAATGCTGCATGAAACGCTACAAGCACTACAACCAAGTGAGCAGTATGGCGTGCCTCTGTACCCATGGGCAGATGTGCGCGACCGTGAAATGCAGTTCATGCCAGGTGACGAAGCTAAGCTGATGAGCGATATCTGGCGCTCTTATTCAGAATTGCCATTGGCAACCTTGCCAAAAGGCCTATGCCATTTAGATATGTTTGCTGACAATACCTTATGGAATCTGCAAAAAGGTGAAGCGCGTCTGACAGGTCTATTAGACTTTACCGAAGTCAGCGTTGAGCATTACGTGATGGATATTGCCATTACCATAAATGATTTTTGTACTACGTGGGGCGTTGCAGAGCAAGGCGAATCCGTTAACTTTGATCGCAGTAAAATGGCGGCGTTCTTACAAGGTTATGAATCGATACGCCCGCTAAACAGTGATGAAAAGCGTGCACTACCTGTTATGCTAGCAAAGGCCGCGGTGATTTTCTGGTTGTTACGTTTAAACGTGATTCACTATAATCGTACCGAAGGCCGTACGGGTGATAACATCATGGTCAAAAACCCTGACTTAATGAAACGTCTGGCCGCTTATCATTGGGCGCATGTTGAAAAGTCGCAAAATACCGTATTTGTACTATTAAGCAAACCAGATAATCAAATAGTTGGTGTATTTAGCAGTATTACTCAAGCTGATCAAGCGCAGGAAAAATTAAATAGTAGTGAGTTTGCAATCAAAGAATATACGCTAGATCAATTGTCTTAA
- a CDS encoding class II glutamine amidotransferase: MCQLLGMNSKNPADIGFSFAGFRARGGLTDDHVDGFGIAYFEPTGLRLYCDNRAAMDSPLAELVSQTRVKADNTIVHIRKSDDQLLSNAHPFTREIWGEAWVFSHNGKMTIEEADDSDPIKQGKSHHYCPVGDTDSEFAFCYLLNQLKDQFEYKPDARTLYEFLTVQCRFLAKYGLFNCLMSNGEWMLGYANTLLFHVTRQAPFGSAALIDVDVTMDFETVNETDDVMTVLATTPLTSDENWQQLAVDECIIFADGHVVYQDVPNSPVYLSIEEGLKIAKNA, encoded by the coding sequence ATGTGTCAACTGCTTGGCATGAACAGTAAAAATCCTGCTGATATCGGTTTCTCTTTTGCTGGTTTTCGGGCTCGTGGTGGCCTTACAGACGATCATGTTGACGGTTTTGGCATCGCTTATTTTGAGCCAACGGGACTGCGTTTGTACTGTGATAATCGCGCAGCGATGGACTCTCCACTTGCTGAATTGGTCAGTCAAACCCGAGTAAAAGCTGACAATACTATTGTCCATATACGCAAATCAGATGATCAATTACTCAGTAATGCTCATCCTTTTACGCGTGAGATTTGGGGTGAGGCTTGGGTGTTTTCTCATAACGGTAAAATGACCATCGAAGAAGCAGACGATAGTGACCCTATCAAGCAGGGCAAGTCACATCACTATTGTCCAGTAGGTGACACTGATTCGGAGTTTGCGTTTTGTTATTTGCTTAATCAGTTGAAAGACCAATTTGAGTACAAGCCTGATGCGCGGACATTGTATGAGTTCTTGACCGTGCAATGCCGTTTTTTGGCAAAATATGGATTGTTTAATTGTTTGATGTCCAATGGTGAGTGGATGCTTGGTTATGCCAATACGTTATTATTTCATGTGACCCGTCAAGCACCATTTGGTTCAGCAGCTCTCATTGATGTGGATGTGACGATGGACTTTGAGACCGTTAACGAGACAGATGATGTCATGACAGTGCTCGCTACTACCCCGCTTACCAGTGATGAAAACTGGCAACAGCTGGCCGTTGATGAGTGCATTATTTTTGCAGATGGGCATGTGGTTTATCAAGATGTTCCTAATTCCCCTGTTTATTTATCGATTGAAGAGGGTTTGAAGATTGCAAAAAATGCCTAG
- the glmS gene encoding glutamine--fructose-6-phosphate transaminase (isomerizing) translates to MCGIVGAVAERNIANILLEGLKRLEYRGYDSAGLTVIRDDELHRERQVGKVQALVNAVAINPEFFDGHIGIAHTRWATHGEPAQRNAHPHVSGKIAVVHNGIVENYAELKEELIAKGYVFTSQTDTEVVAHLIHDIYKKTPDLLEAVRTIIPLLHGAFALGIVHVDCPDELITVRLGSPLVIGVGIGENFIASDQLALLPVTNRFMYLEEGDIAKLTRNNIQVYADGVEVQRQIHEIDATQHNADKGEFKHYMLKEIYEQPDAVARTIEMALDNGETTKLRDDFLQRHETLLSGVRHVQVIACGTSYHAGMVAKYWFESLIRIPCSVEVASEFRYRNPVVVDNTLVICISQSGETADTLSALRDIQKQTPAGLVSLALCNVPTSSLVRETDIFLPTLAGPEIGVASTKAFTTQLVALILLILKVGVTQQRMTDDHLNTLLSELHQLPGQLYASLNLDAPIKTMSESFEDKKSCLFLGRGLQFPIALEGALKLKEISYIHAEGYAAGELKHGPLALVDKDMPIVVLAPKDSMFDKLKANMQEVHARHGELFVFASEASQMVAEDRLHLVYVPDVCETLAPIVYSVPVQLLSYHVAVLRGTDVDQPRNLAKSVTVE, encoded by the coding sequence ATGTGTGGAATTGTAGGCGCCGTTGCTGAGCGAAATATCGCTAATATCTTACTTGAAGGCCTAAAGCGTTTAGAATATCGCGGCTATGACTCAGCTGGCCTGACGGTTATTCGTGATGATGAACTACACCGTGAGCGCCAAGTGGGTAAAGTACAGGCACTGGTTAATGCCGTTGCTATCAACCCAGAGTTTTTTGATGGCCATATCGGTATTGCTCATACGCGCTGGGCAACTCATGGTGAGCCAGCACAGCGTAATGCGCACCCACACGTATCAGGCAAAATTGCGGTCGTGCACAATGGTATCGTCGAAAACTACGCTGAGCTGAAAGAAGAGTTAATAGCCAAAGGCTACGTATTTACTTCACAGACAGATACTGAAGTTGTGGCGCATCTAATCCATGATATCTACAAAAAGACACCTGACTTATTAGAAGCGGTCCGCACCATTATCCCGTTATTGCACGGTGCTTTTGCATTGGGTATCGTCCACGTAGATTGCCCTGATGAGCTCATTACTGTACGTCTAGGCTCACCTTTAGTGATTGGTGTCGGTATCGGTGAGAACTTTATCGCATCAGATCAGTTGGCGTTGCTGCCGGTGACTAACCGCTTTATGTACCTAGAAGAAGGTGATATCGCCAAATTAACTCGTAATAACATTCAAGTTTATGCAGATGGTGTTGAAGTCCAACGTCAGATACATGAAATTGATGCAACCCAGCACAATGCCGATAAAGGCGAGTTCAAACATTATATGCTCAAAGAAATTTACGAGCAGCCAGATGCCGTCGCTCGTACGATAGAGATGGCTTTGGATAATGGTGAAACCACCAAACTACGCGACGATTTTTTACAGCGTCATGAGACACTGTTATCAGGTGTTCGTCATGTACAAGTCATTGCTTGTGGTACCAGTTATCACGCTGGTATGGTCGCAAAATACTGGTTTGAGAGCCTTATTCGTATACCTTGTTCCGTCGAGGTTGCCAGCGAATTCCGCTATCGCAATCCTGTCGTTGTCGATAATACTTTGGTCATCTGTATTTCTCAATCTGGTGAAACGGCCGACACCTTATCAGCGTTACGTGATATCCAGAAGCAAACACCAGCAGGCTTAGTCAGCTTGGCATTATGTAATGTACCGACGTCATCGCTGGTACGCGAAACAGACATTTTCTTGCCAACATTGGCAGGGCCTGAGATTGGCGTCGCCTCTACCAAAGCATTTACCACTCAGCTTGTGGCTTTGATACTATTGATATTAAAAGTTGGCGTCACGCAGCAGCGCATGACTGACGACCACTTAAATACGTTATTAAGTGAGTTACATCAATTACCAGGACAACTCTACGCCAGCTTAAACCTTGATGCTCCTATCAAGACCATGAGTGAAAGCTTTGAAGATAAGAAAAGCTGTCTATTCTTAGGTCGCGGGTTACAGTTCCCGATTGCGCTAGAAGGAGCATTAAAGCTAAAAGAAATTTCTTACATTCATGCAGAAGGTTATGCGGCAGGTGAACTCAAACACGGTCCATTAGCATTGGTCGATAAAGACATGCCAATCGTCGTACTAGCGCCCAAAGACAGTATGTTTGATAAATTAAAAGCCAACATGCAAGAAGTGCATGCGCGTCATGGTGAGCTATTTGTATTTGCTAGCGAAGCCAGTCAAATGGTCGCGGAAGATAGACTGCACTTAGTATATGTGCCCGATGTTTGCGAGACGCTTGCCCCTATCGTCTACAGCGTGCCTGTTCAGTTGTTGTCATACCATGTAGCAGTACTGCGTGGCACAGATGTCGACCAGCCACGCAATTTGGCAAAATCAGTCACGGTAGAATAA
- a CDS encoding class II glutamine amidotransferase produces MCQLLGMNCNTPTDIGFSFAGFRKRGGMTDSHEDGFGIAFFERSECSNNDKTNDETANDSTGLRLFHDNRPSHLSPVADLVNNYPIKAMNVIAHIRKATQGQNCLANTHPFVREVWGEQWVFAHNGQMNSEFIKRCQRLQDNGNASHCQPVGSTDSEMAFCYLVNRLKSSFKSRPDDKTLFNFLTTQCRYLSANGLFNCLISNGRWQLAYAGSLLFYLTRKAPFGEAKLADDDMAINFGDVTTDTDKVTILVTVPLTENEKWQQLAVNECLIFQDGDVIYKDSPSQRKFLTVDEGIAIARAVGASV; encoded by the coding sequence ATGTGTCAACTCTTAGGAATGAACTGTAATACCCCAACGGATATTGGCTTTAGCTTCGCAGGGTTTCGCAAGCGCGGCGGTATGACGGACAGTCATGAAGATGGCTTTGGTATTGCCTTTTTCGAGCGCAGCGAATGCAGCAATAATGACAAAACCAACGATGAGACGGCAAATGACTCAACGGGTTTGCGTTTGTTTCATGATAATCGTCCAAGCCATCTGTCGCCAGTCGCTGACTTGGTCAATAACTATCCAATCAAAGCCATGAACGTCATTGCGCATATTCGTAAGGCGACACAAGGGCAGAACTGCTTGGCAAACACCCATCCATTCGTCCGTGAAGTATGGGGCGAGCAGTGGGTATTTGCTCATAATGGGCAGATGAATAGCGAATTTATCAAACGCTGCCAGCGCTTGCAAGATAACGGCAACGCCTCACACTGTCAGCCAGTCGGTTCAACTGATTCTGAAATGGCATTCTGTTATTTGGTCAATCGTCTAAAAAGCAGCTTTAAGTCGCGTCCTGATGACAAAACGCTGTTTAATTTTTTGACCACACAGTGTCGCTATCTCTCTGCCAATGGGTTATTTAATTGCTTAATATCGAATGGCAGGTGGCAACTGGCTTATGCGGGTAGCTTGCTGTTTTATCTCACACGTAAAGCGCCATTTGGTGAAGCGAAACTCGCTGATGATGATATGGCGATTAACTTTGGTGATGTGACTACAGACACGGATAAAGTCACTATTTTAGTCACTGTGCCATTAACTGAAAATGAGAAATGGCAACAGTTGGCGGTCAATGAATGCTTAATCTTTCAAGATGGTGATGTCATTTATAAAGATAGCCCAAGCCAGCGCAAGTTTTTGACAGTGGACGAAGGCATTGCGATTGCACGAGCCGTTGGGGCGAGTGTTTAG
- the thiL gene encoding thiamine-phosphate kinase yields the protein MNEFELIERIFSQMQATHAPLTGIEKGIGDDAAVMALPVGSRLVSCIDTLVQGRHFHADWQRVDELAFAIGYKAVAVNVSDIAAMGATPHSIMLALALPERLANYEWLTEFAKGLFHACQLFGVTLIGGDTTRSERLVLSISAQGLLTADIPAIYRSGAQVGDKVYVSGTLGDAAFALQHPDSAQGIELAHRLHMPTPRIALGAALAKMGATAMIDISDGLYQDLGHICQQSSVGMRIHLDKLPSSESLSTVDLSNRLLGQLAGGDDYELAFTLPAHIKPPIGNTPVTCIGEVIALSDPIATNTKSADNSRLELFYQNQPVTPTQPAPFLTWPNLTGYQHFTG from the coding sequence ATGAACGAGTTTGAGCTGATTGAGCGTATATTCTCACAGATGCAGGCCACGCATGCGCCATTAACTGGTATCGAAAAAGGTATCGGTGACGACGCGGCTGTGATGGCATTGCCAGTAGGATCACGTTTGGTTAGCTGTATTGATACACTGGTTCAAGGTCGTCACTTTCATGCTGATTGGCAAAGAGTTGACGAATTAGCATTTGCGATTGGCTATAAAGCCGTAGCTGTTAATGTCTCAGACATTGCTGCTATGGGTGCGACGCCGCATAGCATTATGCTAGCGCTGGCACTACCTGAACGTCTAGCAAATTACGAATGGCTCACTGAGTTTGCCAAAGGGCTGTTTCATGCTTGCCAGCTGTTTGGCGTGACGCTGATCGGTGGTGATACGACACGCAGTGAGCGCTTAGTACTTAGTATCAGCGCACAAGGGTTGCTGACTGCAGATATACCTGCCATTTACCGCTCAGGTGCACAAGTGGGTGATAAGGTTTATGTCTCAGGCACACTTGGTGATGCCGCTTTCGCCTTACAGCATCCTGACAGCGCACAAGGTATCGAGTTAGCACATCGTCTACATATGCCGACGCCGCGTATTGCGCTAGGTGCAGCATTGGCAAAGATGGGTGCAACAGCGATGATAGATATCTCCGACGGTCTTTATCAAGATCTTGGTCATATCTGTCAGCAAAGCTCTGTCGGCATGCGCATCCATTTAGATAAGCTACCGAGTAGCGAATCATTGTCTACTGTCGATTTGTCTAATCGTTTGTTAGGTCAACTAGCGGGCGGCGATGATTATGAACTGGCATTTACCTTACCTGCTCATATCAAACCGCCTATAGGCAACACACCTGTCACTTGTATCGGCGAGGTAATTGCACTATCAGATCCTATAGCGACAAATACCAAGTCTGCTGATAACTCACGTCTTGAACTGTTTTATCAAAATCAGCCAGTGACGCCAACTCAGCCCGCACCGTTTTTAACGTGGCCCAATCTTACTGGTTACCAACACTTTACAGGCTAA
- the ribE gene encoding 6,7-dimethyl-8-ribityllumazine synthase, with protein MSNLQQQRNDVTHIDGNLHQNADARIGIVVGRFNGFVVESLVDGAIDALLRHGVLGSNITVIRVPGAFELPLVAQRAAESDRFDAIVALGAIIRGSTPHFDIVASESAKGLSAVAMDYNIPVANGIITTDSIEQAIERSGTKAGNKGSEAAMVVLEMIAVLSQLDIDDIDEA; from the coding sequence ATGTCGAACTTACAACAGCAGCGCAACGACGTGACTCATATCGATGGTAACCTACATCAAAACGCTGATGCTCGCATTGGTATCGTTGTTGGTCGTTTTAACGGTTTTGTCGTTGAGTCATTAGTCGATGGTGCAATCGATGCCCTACTCCGTCATGGCGTACTGGGTAGCAACATTACTGTTATTCGTGTGCCTGGCGCATTTGAGCTACCACTTGTTGCCCAACGTGCTGCTGAGTCAGATCGTTTTGACGCGATTGTGGCACTGGGTGCAATCATCCGTGGCAGCACGCCGCATTTTGATATTGTAGCTAGCGAATCTGCCAAAGGTTTGAGCGCTGTTGCAATGGATTATAATATCCCTGTTGCTAACGGTATCATCACTACTGATAGCATCGAGCAAGCTATCGAGCGCTCTGGTACTAAAGCTGGTAACAAAGGCTCTGAAGCTGCGATGGTTGTACTAGAAATGATCGCTGTTTTGTCACAGCTAGATATTGATGATATCGATGAAGCGTAA
- the nusB gene encoding transcription antitermination factor NusB, protein MTDQLKRAISAAKTAQANDGQAEATRIASSSAGDQTFDMSESSYKTSHTAIRKARRFAMQGLYEWLVTDRRFDVDGKLGWKANAPHDIAARTRATNAMHTVHIGYYHEMMRDIPEQIEALDALISQHLDREVDKLDTVEHAILLIGAYELQNRVEIPYKVVLDEAMKLNNHFGATDAHKLINAVLDKMAGELRAVEVQADTNANLRTSQKAAAKQPEVSSADNIETAAEIESAIVDEPTASNKPRISANKANVKRSSASKASANISDFKASKKNANDTKD, encoded by the coding sequence ATGACTGACCAACTCAAGCGCGCTATTAGCGCTGCGAAAACCGCACAAGCCAATGATGGACAAGCTGAGGCTACCCGTATAGCGAGCAGTAGTGCGGGTGATCAAACATTCGATATGAGTGAGTCTTCTTACAAGACCAGTCACACTGCTATCCGTAAGGCACGTCGCTTTGCGATGCAGGGCCTATACGAATGGCTCGTTACTGATCGCCGCTTTGATGTAGATGGCAAGCTTGGCTGGAAAGCCAATGCTCCGCACGATATTGCTGCTCGCACGCGTGCAACCAATGCCATGCATACCGTCCATATCGGTTATTATCATGAAATGATGCGCGACATCCCAGAGCAGATTGAAGCACTCGATGCGCTTATCAGTCAGCATCTCGATCGTGAGGTTGATAAGCTAGATACGGTTGAACACGCTATCTTGTTGATTGGCGCGTATGAGCTACAAAACCGTGTAGAGATTCCTTATAAAGTCGTGCTTGATGAAGCGATGAAGCTAAATAATCACTTTGGGGCGACTGATGCTCATAAATTGATTAATGCGGTACTGGATAAAATGGCTGGTGAGCTGCGCGCAGTCGAAGTGCAAGCAGATACTAATGCCAATCTACGTACGTCACAAAAAGCGGCGGCTAAACAGCCTGAAGTAAGTTCAGCCGATAATATCGAAACTGCTGCTGAAATAGAAAGCGCTATCGTCGATGAGCCGACTGCATCAAATAAGCCGCGTATTAGTGCTAACAAAGCTAACGTCAAACGCAGTAGTGCCAGTAAAGCCAGTGCAAATATCAGTGACTTTAAGGCGAGCAAGAAAAACGCTAACGATACCAAAGACTAA
- the hisF gene encoding imidazole glycerol phosphate synthase subunit HisF gives MLAKRIIPCLDVDNGRVVKGVQFVDIKDAGDPVEVAKRYNEQGADEITFLDITATNDERDTTYHTVERMAETVFVPLTVGGGVRKIADIRNLLNAGADKVAINSAAVFTPEFVGEAAQKFGNQCIVVAIDAKRVADINVDGVVVPRWEIFTHGGRKPTGIDAVAWASKMAELGAGELLVTSMDGDGTKKGYDLALMQQITSRVNVPVIASGGVGNLQHLAEGVLEGGVDAVLAASIFHFGEYTVLEAKEYMAAQGIQMRL, from the coding sequence ATGCTAGCAAAACGTATTATTCCCTGTCTTGACGTAGACAATGGCCGCGTGGTCAAAGGTGTTCAGTTTGTTGATATCAAAGACGCAGGCGATCCTGTTGAAGTAGCCAAACGTTACAACGAGCAAGGCGCTGATGAGATTACTTTTTTGGATATTACTGCGACCAATGATGAGCGCGATACCACTTATCATACTGTTGAGCGCATGGCAGAAACGGTATTCGTTCCGCTGACTGTTGGCGGCGGCGTTCGAAAAATCGCTGATATCCGCAATTTACTCAATGCTGGCGCGGATAAAGTGGCGATTAACTCAGCAGCTGTATTTACGCCGGAGTTCGTTGGTGAAGCCGCGCAGAAATTTGGTAATCAGTGTATCGTCGTTGCCATCGATGCCAAACGTGTCGCTGATATCAATGTCGATGGTGTTGTCGTGCCACGTTGGGAGATTTTCACTCATGGTGGCCGTAAACCAACGGGTATCGATGCCGTTGCTTGGGCGAGCAAAATGGCAGAGTTGGGCGCTGGTGAACTACTGGTCACCTCAATGGACGGTGATGGCACCAAAAAAGGCTATGATTTGGCGCTGATGCAGCAAATTACGAGCCGTGTTAATGTACCAGTTATTGCCTCAGGCGGCGTCGGTAACCTGCAACATTTAGCAGAAGGCGTACTAGAAGGCGGCGTAGATGCCGTACTTGCCGCCAGTATTTTTCACTTCGGTGAGTACACGGTATTGGAGGCCAAAGAGTATATGGCAGCGCAAGGAATACAGATGCGTCTTTAG